One window of Halopseudomonas maritima genomic DNA carries:
- a CDS encoding amidohydrolase family protein: protein MFESLRRWTRRSIPEEAIPLSATLDAMQAGQVDQALISAWYAPRNVMISNDEVAEFVAQAPERLIGVGSVDISRPMEAVREVRRCVQELGFKAIRVLPWLWEAPPTDRRFYPVYVACCELGIPFCTQIGHTGPLMPSEVGRPIYLDQVALDFPELKIVAGHIGYPWTDEAIAVATKHENLFIDTSAYTVRRYPAQLIEFMRAHGRSKVLFGTNYPMIPPAKALEGLENLGLDDQAQGLFLAGNAQRVFGL from the coding sequence ATGTTCGAGTCCCTGCGCCGCTGGACCCGCCGGAGCATCCCCGAGGAGGCGATCCCCTTGTCTGCCACCCTGGATGCAATGCAGGCCGGACAGGTTGACCAGGCCCTGATCAGCGCTTGGTACGCGCCGCGTAACGTGATGATTTCCAACGATGAGGTAGCCGAGTTTGTAGCCCAGGCGCCAGAGCGGTTGATTGGCGTTGGTTCGGTGGATATCAGCCGGCCGATGGAGGCGGTGCGCGAGGTGCGCCGCTGCGTGCAGGAGTTGGGCTTCAAGGCGATCCGCGTGTTGCCCTGGTTGTGGGAGGCGCCGCCGACGGACCGTCGCTTCTATCCGGTCTATGTGGCCTGCTGTGAACTGGGCATTCCGTTCTGCACGCAGATCGGTCATACGGGGCCATTGATGCCATCGGAGGTTGGCCGGCCGATCTATCTGGATCAGGTAGCGCTCGATTTTCCGGAGCTGAAAATTGTTGCCGGCCACATTGGCTATCCCTGGACCGATGAAGCTATCGCGGTGGCCACCAAGCATGAAAACCTGTTTATCGACACCTCTGCCTACACGGTGCGGCGCTACCCAGCGCAGCTGATCGAGTTCATGCGCGCGCACGGCCGCAGCAAGGTGCTTTTTGGCACCAACTACCCGATGATCCCACCTGCCAAGGCGCTGGAAGGCCTTGAGAACCTAGGGCTGGACGACCAGGCGCAGGGGCTGTTTCTGGCGGGCAATGCCCAGCGGGTATTCGGACTCTGA
- a CDS encoding diguanylate cyclase, with translation MTDINSLGPQLAALEIRFRQRLDEELATLAQLAERFNEGPETLRELRDRLHKLAGSAGTFGYAALGARCRTLEEQAQSELDNSTANPEVLAALASATSQLHTLLQRSDAQSTSPQPLDPLSSLDNEHRHIGLLIEDRTLGKQMGQTLDSFGYQVSLFRTADEVRTSGQLDALIIDTSPPGSRLLQEPVFQQPPGQLPPLLIISSQDTFSSRLQAVRAGAIGFFTKPVDLPLLERRLERGFSNQQGGPFRVLIVDDDAELIDRYQLVLSNAGMLVDSVADPNNLLEKMHSFIPEVVLMDLNMPEYSGPELAQVIRLDDDWLRVPIVYLSAETNADRQMSALLKAGDDFITKPISDSALLTTVYARAQRARMVSDALARDSLTGLLKHADIKEQLEVEVERARRCKTPVSVVMIDIDHFKNVNDNYGHACGDNVIRALSNMLRQRLRKIDRLGRYGGEEFVAVLPGCSSEDAYQLLENIRVAFNALQFSADGQQFNCSFSAGISACEADSWADEELLERADRALYRAKQDGRNRLCLDAADSGDAS, from the coding sequence ATGACTGATATCAACTCGCTGGGCCCGCAGCTGGCCGCACTGGAAATTCGCTTCCGACAACGATTGGACGAGGAGCTTGCCACCTTGGCCCAGTTGGCCGAGCGCTTCAACGAAGGCCCGGAGACGCTGCGCGAGCTGCGCGACCGGCTGCACAAGCTGGCCGGCTCCGCGGGTACCTTTGGCTATGCCGCGCTGGGCGCCCGTTGCCGCACACTGGAGGAGCAGGCCCAGAGCGAACTGGACAACAGCACCGCCAACCCGGAAGTGCTCGCCGCCCTGGCCTCCGCCACCAGTCAGTTACATACCCTGTTGCAGCGCAGCGACGCGCAGAGTACATCGCCACAACCACTGGACCCGCTCAGCAGCCTCGACAACGAACACCGACATATCGGCCTGCTGATCGAGGACCGCACTCTAGGCAAACAGATGGGGCAGACGCTAGACAGCTTCGGCTACCAGGTCAGCCTGTTCCGCACCGCCGACGAGGTGCGCACCAGCGGACAGCTGGATGCACTGATCATCGACACCAGCCCGCCCGGCAGCCGCCTGCTGCAGGAGCCCGTGTTCCAGCAGCCACCCGGCCAGTTACCACCGCTGCTGATCATCAGCTCGCAAGATACCTTTAGCAGCCGCCTGCAGGCGGTGCGCGCCGGTGCCATTGGCTTTTTCACCAAGCCGGTGGACCTGCCCCTGCTGGAGCGCCGGCTCGAACGCGGCTTCAGCAACCAGCAGGGCGGCCCTTTCCGGGTATTGATCGTCGATGACGACGCCGAGCTGATCGACCGCTATCAGCTGGTGCTGAGCAACGCCGGCATGCTGGTGGACAGCGTCGCTGATCCCAATAACCTGCTGGAGAAAATGCACAGCTTCATTCCCGAAGTGGTGCTGATGGATCTCAACATGCCCGAGTACAGCGGCCCCGAGCTGGCCCAGGTGATTCGCCTGGACGACGACTGGCTGCGGGTGCCCATTGTCTACCTGTCGGCCGAGACCAACGCCGACCGGCAGATGTCCGCACTGCTCAAGGCCGGTGACGACTTCATCACCAAACCGATCAGCGACAGCGCCCTGCTGACCACCGTTTATGCACGCGCCCAGCGTGCCCGCATGGTCAGCGACGCGCTGGCCCGCGACAGCCTGACCGGCCTGCTCAAGCACGCCGATATCAAGGAGCAACTGGAAGTCGAGGTCGAACGGGCCAGACGCTGCAAGACACCGGTCAGCGTGGTGATGATTGATATTGACCACTTCAAGAACGTCAACGATAACTACGGGCACGCCTGTGGCGACAACGTGATCCGCGCACTCTCCAACATGCTGCGCCAGCGCCTGCGCAAGATTGACCGTCTGGGCCGCTACGGTGGCGAGGAGTTTGTCGCCGTGCTGCCCGGCTGCAGCAGCGAAGACGCCTACCAACTGCTGGAAAACATCCGCGTCGCCTTCAATGCCCTGCAGTTCTCTGCCGACGGGCAGCAGTTCAATTGCAGCTTTAGCGCCGGCATCAGCGCCTGCGAAGCCGACAGCTGGGCCGACGAGGAACTGCTGGAACGCGCCGACCGCGCGCTCTACCGCGCCAAACAGGACGGTCGCAACCGCTTGTGTCTCGATGCCGCCGATAGCGGAGACGCTAGTTGA
- a CDS encoding ATP-binding protein — MKQEHDTADNREARRLEALARLQILDTPSEQAFDDLTELAARWLQTPIALVSLVDDQRQWFKSRVGLEPDQTPREMAFCVHAIQARDLLVVRDATRDSRFRDNPLVTGDPNIRFYAGVPIASPEGELIGTLCVIDQVPRQLSAEQQDTLRRLARMAEFQLRLRANLLESEQRTAELEHQQVLNHRLLDSLKAGVVACDDSGQLTLFNRTARHWHGTDVMHLPPSEWGRYYDLYQADGRTPLASDAVPLLRAWRGEPVDNVEISIAAAGQPLRYVLCSSCRLYPERSGPGAAILIMHDITEIRRASNLKSQFLATVSHELRTPLTAISGAIGLLRSSAGDVPADTSRRLLSIAHDNSQRLSELVNDLLDMEKLEAGQLDLRLTTQRLRPIVEQALEINQPYAARYQVSWALEPGPLDPLVHVDERRLHQVLGNYLSNAAKFSHPGDLIQVRIVIEGSEAEVQVVDQGIGIAEDQQRLLFRKFTQLDSSNVRQHGGTGLGLAICKELIERMQGQVGVRSQSGAGACFWFRLPLFQAAL; from the coding sequence GTGAAGCAAGAACACGACACAGCAGACAATCGCGAAGCGCGCCGGCTAGAAGCGCTGGCCCGCCTGCAGATTCTCGACACCCCCAGCGAGCAAGCCTTTGATGACCTGACCGAGCTGGCCGCACGCTGGCTGCAAACCCCTATCGCCCTGGTGTCGCTAGTCGACGATCAGCGCCAATGGTTCAAGAGTCGCGTCGGTCTGGAACCCGACCAAACCCCGCGCGAAATGGCGTTCTGCGTACACGCCATTCAAGCCCGTGACCTGCTGGTGGTCCGCGACGCCACCCGCGATAGCCGCTTTCGCGACAACCCGCTGGTCACCGGAGACCCCAACATCCGTTTTTACGCCGGCGTGCCGATCGCCAGTCCGGAGGGTGAGCTGATAGGCACCCTGTGCGTAATCGACCAGGTGCCGCGTCAGCTCTCAGCCGAACAACAAGACACCCTGCGCCGGCTGGCGCGCATGGCCGAATTCCAGCTACGCCTGCGCGCAAACCTGCTCGAGAGCGAGCAGCGCACCGCCGAGCTGGAGCACCAGCAGGTGCTCAACCATCGTCTGCTCGACTCTCTCAAGGCCGGCGTGGTGGCATGCGATGACAGCGGGCAGCTAACGCTGTTCAACCGCACCGCCAGACACTGGCACGGCACCGACGTCATGCACCTACCGCCCAGTGAGTGGGGCCGCTACTACGACCTTTATCAGGCCGACGGCCGCACGCCGTTAGCCAGCGATGCCGTCCCGCTACTGCGCGCCTGGCGCGGCGAACCCGTGGACAACGTGGAGATCAGTATCGCCGCCGCAGGCCAGCCGCTGCGCTATGTGCTGTGCAGCAGTTGCCGGTTGTATCCAGAGCGCAGCGGTCCCGGCGCCGCCATCTTGATCATGCACGACATTACCGAGATTCGTCGCGCCAGCAACCTGAAAAGCCAGTTTCTGGCAACCGTCAGCCACGAGTTGCGCACCCCGTTGACGGCTATCAGTGGCGCCATCGGCCTGCTGCGCAGCAGCGCCGGTGACGTGCCGGCAGACACCAGCAGGCGCCTGCTGAGCATCGCCCACGACAACAGCCAGCGTCTGAGCGAACTGGTGAACGACCTGCTGGATATGGAAAAACTCGAGGCCGGCCAGCTCGATCTGCGCCTCACCACCCAGCGGCTGCGCCCTATCGTGGAGCAGGCGCTGGAAATCAACCAGCCCTATGCCGCGCGCTATCAGGTCAGCTGGGCACTGGAGCCCGGTCCGCTTGATCCGCTGGTGCACGTGGATGAGCGCCGCTTGCATCAGGTACTGGGCAACTACCTGTCCAATGCCGCCAAGTTCTCTCATCCCGGTGACCTGATCCAGGTCCGTATTGTTATCGAGGGCAGCGAGGCAGAGGTACAGGTCGTCGACCAGGGCATTGGCATTGCAGAAGATCAGCAGCGGCTGCTATTTCGCAAATTTACCCAACTCGACAGCAGTAACGTACGCCAGCATGGCGGAACCGGTCTGGGACTGGCAATCTGCAAGGAGCTGATCGAGCGCATGCAGGGACAGGTCGGGGTGCGCTCACAAAGTGGAGCCGGCGCCTGTTTCTGGTTCCGCCTGCCACTGTTTCAGGCGGCACTGTAG
- a CDS encoding response regulator has translation MNALIVEDDPWIAELLRLILIDLDANFQIEHLSSAVAAQNHLRGNSIDLLIADLNLPDGNGLEVVRTAARRAPSSLRLLTTTDISRQVVLDARDAGITDFFAKPFKVDALRGRLAQLLQRSQANVSASANLGDLPSFLRARLEQPLRLAWSSPAQQQLAASSAKELDFERFRALAEAEPMLTLTALNRANRQLERGRATCLCLQTVWERLGPAGCRELVARMAQARIALEHPLLQQRVSEFASQQQALSDALGRQSVEQTIPVGPLRAAISCSRLGELAVISAVQHFLNYGQQIDESSLDTLINQYAADFGNCIKTQQQLPFLLRELTGSLFKLPRTGLRKDRILLRIAALETGFTPADPDQLRQLRRLIGLPT, from the coding sequence TTGAACGCGCTGATTGTCGAAGATGACCCCTGGATCGCCGAGCTGCTGCGCCTGATACTCATCGACCTGGACGCCAACTTCCAGATTGAGCACCTGAGCAGCGCGGTCGCCGCGCAGAATCACCTGCGTGGCAACAGCATCGACCTGCTGATCGCCGATCTGAACCTGCCCGACGGTAACGGGCTGGAGGTTGTGCGCACCGCTGCACGCCGCGCGCCAAGCAGCCTGCGTCTGCTGACAACTACCGATATCAGCCGCCAGGTGGTACTCGACGCGCGCGACGCCGGCATTACCGATTTCTTTGCCAAACCCTTCAAGGTCGACGCCCTGCGCGGCCGCCTGGCACAGCTGCTGCAACGTAGCCAGGCCAACGTCAGTGCCAGCGCCAACCTCGGCGACTTGCCCAGCTTTCTGCGCGCCCGCCTGGAGCAGCCCCTGCGGCTGGCGTGGAGTTCGCCCGCGCAGCAACAGCTCGCCGCCAGCAGTGCCAAAGAGCTCGACTTCGAGCGCTTCAGAGCTCTGGCTGAGGCCGAGCCGATGCTCACGTTGACCGCCCTGAACCGCGCCAACCGCCAGCTGGAGCGCGGGCGCGCAACCTGTCTCTGCCTGCAGACGGTCTGGGAGCGCCTGGGCCCGGCCGGTTGCCGCGAGCTGGTGGCGCGCATGGCACAAGCCCGGATTGCACTGGAGCACCCGCTGCTGCAACAGCGGGTCAGCGAGTTTGCCAGCCAGCAGCAGGCTCTGAGCGACGCGCTCGGACGCCAAAGCGTCGAGCAGACCATTCCTGTCGGTCCGCTGCGGGCGGCCATCAGCTGCAGCCGGCTGGGCGAGCTGGCGGTGATCAGCGCTGTTCAGCACTTTCTCAACTACGGTCAGCAGATCGATGAGAGCAGCCTGGATACGCTGATCAATCAGTACGCGGCAGACTTCGGCAACTGCATCAAAACCCAGCAACAGCTGCCCTTTTTGCTGCGCGAACTCACCGGCTCACTGTTCAAGCTGCCCCGAACCGGCCTGCGCAAAGACCGCATTCTGCTGCGCATTGCCGCCCTGGAAACCGGGTTTACGCCCGCAGATCCGGACCAACTGCGCCAGCTGCGCCGCCTGATCGGCCTACCTACCTGA
- a CDS encoding NAD(P)H-dependent flavin oxidoreductase, whose protein sequence is MTLTDLLGSTLPLIQAPMAGVQNSALALAVCRAGGLGSLPCAMLSAEALEAELQTLQREAAGPWNLNFFAHQTPPPDAQREQQWRSALAPYYAELGLDIETIKPGAGRRPFDADTLELISAYRPPVVSFHFGLPEPAMIERIKGWGGKVLSSATTVAEGRWLQAHGADAVIAQGLEAGGHRGHFLSTDLSLQMGTFALLPQLVGALDIPVIAAGGIADADGVRAALQLGAAGVQIGTAYLLCFEATTTALHRAALQSEAAQHTALTNLFSGGAARGIVNRVMRELGPLSELPPPFPLAGTAIAPLRGAAEKAGSSDFSPLWAGQNTRGCEAVGAEQLTRKLSSACSGR, encoded by the coding sequence ATGACATTGACCGATCTGCTGGGCAGCACCTTGCCGTTGATTCAGGCACCCATGGCCGGTGTGCAAAATAGCGCGCTGGCGTTGGCGGTATGCCGCGCTGGCGGACTGGGTTCGCTGCCCTGCGCGATGCTGAGCGCCGAGGCGTTAGAGGCTGAGCTGCAGACGCTTCAGCGTGAGGCCGCCGGCCCCTGGAATCTGAACTTCTTTGCCCACCAGACGCCACCGCCGGACGCGCAGCGCGAGCAGCAGTGGCGTAGCGCGCTGGCACCCTACTATGCCGAACTGGGGCTGGATATCGAGACGATCAAGCCGGGGGCGGGGCGTCGGCCGTTCGACGCGGACACGCTGGAGCTGATCAGCGCCTACCGCCCGCCGGTGGTGAGCTTTCACTTCGGCCTGCCTGAGCCTGCGATGATAGAGCGCATCAAGGGCTGGGGCGGTAAGGTGCTGTCCAGCGCCACAACCGTGGCCGAAGGGCGCTGGCTGCAGGCCCACGGCGCGGACGCCGTGATTGCGCAGGGGCTGGAAGCCGGCGGGCACCGGGGACACTTTTTGTCGACCGATCTGAGTCTGCAGATGGGTACCTTTGCGCTGCTGCCGCAGCTGGTCGGCGCCCTGGATATCCCGGTGATTGCTGCTGGTGGCATCGCCGACGCCGACGGCGTACGGGCGGCCCTACAGCTGGGCGCTGCCGGCGTGCAGATTGGCACCGCCTACCTGCTTTGCTTTGAAGCGACCACCACGGCGCTGCACCGCGCTGCGCTGCAGAGCGAGGCGGCGCAGCACACGGCGTTGACCAATCTGTTCTCCGGCGGCGCGGCGCGCGGCATCGTCAATCGGGTGATGCGCGAGTTGGGGCCGCTGAGTGAGTTGCCGCCGCCCTTCCCGCTGGCCGGCACGGCCATCGCGCCGCTGCGTGGGGCGGCAGAAAAGGCTGGCAGCAGCGACTTCTCGCCGCTGTGGGCCGGGCAGAACACCCGTGGCTGTGAGGCGGTTGGTGCCGAGCAGCTGACCCGCAAGCTGTCGTCCGCCTGCTCAGGTAGGTAG
- a CDS encoding PAS domain-containing protein, translating to MTTPDHASNGRIALALGMLLVTLCFLYLGTSAWQHREEEWRNLQYQTVDGDLRRLQQQEEALRQQAKIAVFGLSEDPDLRRLLRRVAYLVEHYGLDDPEVARLRAQIAKDLSGFWQLLQQAGAKELQIHLAPDSTALLRMQRPERWGDRADSKHPLLQYSQQHGERADGLALYPGGTSESAVAPVFASDASGSRVIATLQVGFPTFAQYTGPTDQALALLVRPFHLDGHQHDSPLHKIDTGRWLLADSPGTVDLEMLNQAAQVTRSIANPHLFKHGEQLWLASLLPRAAYTLNVNEAEHPAALMLWRDMTEAYTAHRHDLLHLAGNWLLAWFTAITLFTLLLIYTRRAASRQMALHAEAISNESQRRERDRRLLEIISHAQSAYIQRNEMAASLQRLLEQILGLTGYGRADFLQALPNDDGQLQLHSLASSTSDPVPAALQPTLTQVLRESHPQQRLASEAQGMPRALVLPLIFAGRQFGVLALSGGEQPLNPDLRAFLAPLQTALGQLLDALRQRRENETMQRGLERQRQALRQLNKIAADPGQSYQQRMVRLLDLGCDYLRLDLGLISHIEQDKYRVEAASSSSDAPTVGTEFELAQTYCSLTYQANDALVIDSMEHSRFSGHPCYQSFGLESYIGIVLVVDGQRFGTLNFSSANTRAQPFDEVDMDFIRLCGRWCSNLLEQAAGEQQREALLQRFRKLTQHLPGMVYQYQVDSSSGRSWFPYSSEGIGDIYDMTPDQAAQDAQPAIDLIHPDDWQQVAQDIQRSSEQLSDWRSEFRVRHPRLGEIWVAGYASPERLDNGDLMWHGFIADVSARRHIQQRLDEELARLARIIQATGVGSWEWDIGSRQMEASPRWFQMLGYQPEDLSPLTIDAWTDLLHPDDVADALEQLHTHLRGHSDYLRYLSRARHREGHWIWIQSQGQVTARDPQGRALTLSGIHADVSAEMRANEKVREARSYLSAVINASTEVAIIAADPQGQISLFNSGAERLLGYHSDEVVGKHSPLHFHLPEELAERSAQLSAQLGYPVEGLEVFLHEPRGGEPQVNAWTYQRKDGSRRQVKLTITRIADSQDHLIGFLGMATDITELIQTTRALQNSESRYRSMVSNLPGAVYRCPAVEDRRMTYMSHGIERISGYPASDFIDNHQRSYASIILPEDLPITLQHLELAEDDPSFEITYRLVHANGHLVQVREKGRGEFDSSGQLQSFDGFIWDVTEQARVEQMKSQFVSTVSHELRTPLTAINGSLKLMHGGALGEVPERMRSLLDIAVQNSDTLIGLINDLLDMDKLAAGKLAVQLTPQPLQPLLEQALQRNQTYAAQYRIEQHLGQVDDVIVNVDAQRLGQILSNYLSNAAKFSHSGGRVTLSAQAAEGWVRISVQDQGIGIPEQEQARIFEKFFQVDSSNTRQRAGSGLGLAISRELAQRMHGDVGFDSKPEQGSCFWLQLPLADELG from the coding sequence GCGCTGGGGCGACCGTGCTGACAGCAAGCACCCGTTGCTGCAGTACAGCCAGCAGCATGGTGAACGGGCGGATGGCCTGGCGCTCTACCCTGGCGGCACCAGCGAGAGCGCCGTTGCGCCGGTGTTTGCCAGCGACGCCAGCGGCAGCAGGGTGATCGCCACCCTGCAGGTCGGCTTTCCGACCTTCGCCCAGTACACCGGCCCGACCGACCAGGCACTGGCGCTGCTGGTACGTCCTTTCCACCTGGACGGCCATCAGCACGACAGCCCGCTGCACAAGATAGATACCGGCCGCTGGCTGCTGGCTGATAGCCCCGGGACCGTTGATCTCGAAATGCTCAACCAGGCAGCCCAGGTCACCCGCAGTATCGCCAACCCGCACTTGTTTAAGCACGGCGAACAACTCTGGCTGGCCAGCCTGCTGCCCCGAGCCGCCTACACGCTGAACGTCAACGAAGCAGAACACCCTGCCGCGCTGATGCTCTGGCGCGACATGACCGAGGCCTACACCGCCCACCGGCACGACTTGCTGCACCTGGCCGGCAACTGGTTGCTGGCCTGGTTTACCGCCATCACCCTGTTTACCCTGCTGCTGATCTACACACGCCGCGCCGCCAGCCGTCAGATGGCGCTGCACGCCGAGGCCATCAGCAATGAAAGCCAACGCCGCGAACGGGACCGCCGTCTGCTGGAGATCATCAGCCACGCGCAGTCAGCCTATATCCAACGCAACGAGATGGCCGCCAGCCTGCAACGCTTGCTGGAACAGATTCTTGGCCTGACCGGCTACGGCCGTGCAGACTTTTTGCAGGCCCTGCCGAACGACGACGGCCAACTGCAGCTGCACAGTCTCGCCAGCAGCACCAGCGATCCGGTGCCGGCAGCGCTACAGCCAACCCTCACTCAAGTACTGCGCGAATCCCATCCGCAGCAACGGCTGGCCAGCGAGGCCCAGGGCATGCCACGGGCGCTGGTGCTACCGCTGATTTTTGCCGGTCGCCAGTTCGGTGTGCTGGCGCTGTCCGGCGGCGAGCAGCCGCTGAACCCTGACCTGCGCGCCTTTCTCGCGCCGCTGCAAACCGCGCTCGGCCAATTGCTGGACGCCCTGCGCCAACGTCGGGAAAACGAAACCATGCAGCGTGGGCTGGAGCGCCAGCGCCAGGCCTTGCGGCAACTTAACAAGATCGCCGCAGACCCCGGCCAGAGCTACCAGCAGCGGATGGTGCGCTTGCTGGACCTGGGCTGTGACTACCTGCGGCTGGATCTCGGGCTGATCAGTCACATCGAGCAGGACAAGTACCGGGTCGAAGCCGCCAGCAGCAGTAGCGACGCCCCTACGGTCGGCACCGAGTTCGAGTTGGCCCAGACTTACTGCTCTCTGACCTACCAGGCGAACGACGCGCTGGTCATCGACAGCATGGAGCATTCACGCTTCAGCGGGCATCCCTGCTATCAATCGTTTGGCCTGGAGAGCTATATCGGTATCGTCCTGGTCGTCGACGGCCAGCGCTTTGGCACCCTCAACTTCTCCAGTGCCAACACCCGCGCGCAACCCTTCGACGAAGTGGACATGGACTTTATCCGGCTATGCGGGCGCTGGTGCAGCAACCTGCTTGAGCAAGCCGCGGGTGAACAGCAGCGCGAGGCCCTGCTGCAGCGCTTCCGGAAGCTCACCCAACACTTGCCGGGCATGGTGTATCAGTATCAGGTAGACAGCAGCAGTGGGCGCAGCTGGTTCCCCTACAGCAGCGAGGGCATTGGCGACATCTACGACATGACGCCCGACCAGGCGGCGCAGGACGCCCAGCCAGCCATCGACCTGATTCATCCGGACGATTGGCAACAGGTGGCGCAGGACATCCAGCGCTCCAGCGAACAGCTCAGCGACTGGCGCTCCGAATTCCGCGTGCGTCACCCGCGCCTGGGTGAAATCTGGGTTGCCGGCTACGCCAGCCCTGAGCGCCTGGATAACGGCGACCTGATGTGGCACGGTTTTATCGCTGATGTCAGCGCTCGCAGGCACATCCAGCAACGGCTCGACGAGGAGCTCGCACGGCTGGCGCGCATCATCCAGGCCACCGGCGTTGGCAGCTGGGAGTGGGATATCGGTAGCCGCCAAATGGAGGCCAGCCCGCGCTGGTTCCAGATGCTCGGCTATCAACCCGAAGACCTGAGCCCGCTGACGATCGATGCATGGACCGATCTGCTGCACCCCGATGACGTCGCCGACGCCCTTGAACAACTGCACACCCACCTGCGCGGCCACTCCGACTACCTGCGCTACCTGTCCCGTGCCCGGCACCGTGAAGGTCACTGGATATGGATTCAGAGCCAGGGCCAGGTAACTGCCCGTGATCCACAGGGCCGGGCGCTGACCCTTAGCGGCATCCACGCCGATGTCAGTGCCGAGATGCGTGCCAACGAAAAAGTGCGCGAAGCCCGCAGCTATCTCAGTGCGGTCATCAACGCGTCTACCGAAGTCGCGATTATCGCTGCCGACCCGCAAGGCCAGATCAGTCTGTTCAACAGCGGCGCAGAACGGCTGCTTGGCTACCACAGCGACGAGGTCGTCGGTAAGCATTCCCCTCTGCACTTTCACCTGCCCGAGGAGCTCGCGGAGCGCAGTGCCCAGCTCAGTGCCCAGCTCGGTTATCCGGTGGAAGGGCTGGAGGTCTTTCTGCACGAGCCGCGCGGCGGCGAACCCCAAGTCAACGCCTGGACCTACCAGCGCAAGGATGGCAGCCGTCGCCAGGTCAAGCTGACCATTACCCGCATCGCCGACAGCCAAGATCACTTGATCGGCTTTCTCGGCATGGCGACCGACATCACCGAGCTGATCCAGACCACACGGGCCCTGCAGAACAGCGAGTCACGCTACCGCAGCATGGTCAGCAACCTGCCCGGCGCGGTCTATCGCTGCCCCGCCGTCGAGGACCGGCGCATGACCTACATGAGCCACGGTATTGAGCGCATCAGCGGCTATCCGGCCAGCGACTTTATCGACAACCACCAACGCAGCTATGCCAGCATCATCCTGCCCGAAGACCTGCCCATCACCCTGCAGCACCTTGAGCTGGCAGAGGATGACCCCAGCTTCGAGATCACCTATCGCCTGGTACACGCCAATGGCCATCTGGTGCAGGTGCGTGAAAAGGGCCGTGGCGAGTTTGACAGCAGTGGTCAACTGCAGAGTTTTGACGGCTTTATCTGGGATGTGACCGAGCAGGCGCGCGTAGAGCAAATGAAAAGCCAGTTCGTCTCCACTGTCAGCCACGAGCTGCGTACCCCGCTGACCGCCATCAACGGCTCGCTCAAGCTGATGCACGGCGGCGCGCTGGGCGAGGTGCCCGAGCGCATGCGCTCGCTGCTGGACATTGCGGTGCAGAACAGCGACACCCTGATAGGGCTGATCAACGACCTGCTGGACATGGACAAGCTGGCCGCAGGCAAACTGGCCGTACAGCTGACGCCACAACCTTTGCAGCCCTTGCTGGAGCAGGCATTGCAGCGCAACCAGACTTACGCCGCGCAGTACCGGATCGAGCAGCACCTGGGCCAGGTTGACGACGTGATTGTGAACGTAGACGCCCAACGCCTTGGGCAGATTCTCAGCAACTACCTGTCCAACGCCGCCAAGTTCTCCCATTCCGGTGGTCGCGTTACGCTGAGTGCCCAGGCCGCCGAGGGGTGGGTGCGGATCAGCGTCCAGGACCAGGGCATCGGCATTCCCGAACAGGAGCAGGCGCGCATCTTTGAAAAGTTCTTCCAGGTCGACAGTTCCAATACCCGGCAACGCGCCGGCTCCGGGCTGGGGTTGGCCATTAGCCGCGAACTCGCCCAACGCATGCACGGCGACGTTGGGTTTGATTCCAAGCCGGAACAGGGTTCATGCTTCTGGCTACAGCTGCCGCTGGCTGACGAGCTAGGCTAG
- a CDS encoding response regulator has product MTGLERIMHIEDDPSIQEVARVALEVVGGFNVHSCASGAEGVDDAESFAPQLVLLDVMMPGMDGPQTLEKLRQLPCMEGVPVIFMTAKAQLQEVDAYRALGAAGVIVKPFDPMTLPDQIRQIWEQQND; this is encoded by the coding sequence ATGACCGGACTAGAACGCATCATGCACATTGAAGACGACCCATCGATTCAGGAAGTCGCGCGAGTCGCGCTGGAAGTCGTTGGCGGCTTCAACGTACACAGCTGCGCGTCCGGCGCTGAAGGGGTTGATGACGCCGAGAGCTTCGCCCCGCAGCTGGTACTGCTGGATGTCATGATGCCGGGCATGGATGGCCCGCAAACCCTCGAAAAGCTTCGCCAGCTGCCGTGCATGGAGGGTGTGCCCGTGATCTTCATGACCGCCAAGGCGCAGCTCCAGGAAGTTGACGCCTACCGCGCTCTCGGCGCCGCCGGCGTTATCGTAAAACCCTTCGACCCTATGACCCTGCCCGACCAAATTCGTCAGATCTGGGAGCAGCAGAATGACTGA